Proteins found in one Thalassomonas actiniarum genomic segment:
- a CDS encoding methyl-accepting chemotaxis protein: MKIRAKLSLLFGTITASFVILSCIAVGYIAYEMGRNVIQQQAEKHLTSVRGLKKDQIERYFSIIRRQVQTFANDRMIISAMRDFKRAYDTYPLPFNRSEHPNELKNYYQNEFGKHFDSINDGENLDTRELLANLPPRAVALQQQYIALNSNPLGEKDKLLDAGDGSLYSSMHKTFHPHIRDFLQKFAYYDIFLVDDKTGNIVYSVFKELDFATSLINGPYANSGIGKAFRAANKANEPGHVVTSTFQPYLPSYYGPAAFIASPIYSDNEKLGVLIFQAPIDEINAIMTFNNNWQDFGLGTSGESYLVDQDYYMQSASRFLIDDKPGYLKALRNAGVPRDKISKIEVKGTSIGLQKVDSQGVKAALSGESGFSIFPDYRNVEVLSAYAPLEIEGIKLAILSEIDAAEAFAPQTALATTITYWSIGITLILVLLSSFIGYLVAGQITKPINTVVSSLNDIAAAGGDLTRRINSNQKDETGLLAKGFNGFVDKIHSVITDVAQNTRQLSDTASSLSVISQEASSGAQDQQSDSDVMATAMTEMSATIKEVSTNTQKALEAAKACETTTNNGKNEVNRTISQIKSLAGQVTSVSQALTQVNDQSQKITSLVNVINDMAEQTNLLALNAAIEAARAGEHGRGFTVVAEEVRNLASRVQNSTEDIRDVVGKLNNSIDDANTAMSQGAEQSEASVSQAEKAGLALDEISRSTVNIEDLNAMIATAMEEQSVATEDILRSITNISVVATQAASGTEKQANMSDDLKKMAELLDDAIAQFTV, encoded by the coding sequence GTGAAAATTCGAGCGAAACTGTCTTTACTTTTTGGTACTATCACCGCCTCCTTTGTTATTCTTTCCTGCATAGCCGTCGGTTATATTGCTTATGAAATGGGCAGAAATGTCATTCAGCAACAAGCAGAAAAACACCTGACCTCGGTCCGCGGTCTGAAAAAAGATCAGATAGAACGCTACTTTTCCATTATCCGCCGTCAGGTACAAACCTTTGCCAATGACCGCATGATCATATCCGCTATGCGCGACTTTAAACGCGCCTATGACACTTACCCGCTGCCTTTTAACCGTAGTGAGCACCCGAACGAGTTAAAAAACTACTACCAGAACGAATTCGGCAAACATTTTGATTCCATCAATGACGGGGAAAACCTCGATACCCGCGAGCTGCTCGCCAACCTGCCTCCGCGGGCCGTGGCCCTGCAGCAGCAATATATTGCCCTTAACAGCAACCCGCTGGGAGAAAAAGACAAACTACTCGATGCCGGCGACGGCAGCCTCTATAGCAGCATGCATAAAACCTTTCATCCCCATATTCGCGACTTCTTACAAAAATTTGCCTATTACGATATTTTTCTGGTGGATGATAAAACCGGCAATATTGTCTATTCGGTGTTTAAAGAGCTCGATTTTGCCACTTCATTAATCAACGGACCGTATGCCAACAGCGGCATAGGTAAAGCCTTTCGCGCCGCCAACAAGGCCAATGAACCCGGCCATGTGGTAACTTCTACATTCCAACCCTATCTGCCTTCATATTACGGCCCCGCTGCCTTTATAGCTTCACCGATATACAGCGACAATGAAAAACTCGGGGTATTAATTTTCCAGGCGCCGATTGACGAAATCAATGCCATCATGACCTTCAATAACAACTGGCAGGACTTTGGCCTGGGCACATCCGGTGAAAGTTATTTAGTCGATCAGGATTATTATATGCAGTCCGCCAGCCGCTTCCTGATAGATGATAAACCCGGATACCTGAAAGCATTGCGCAATGCCGGGGTTCCCAGAGATAAAATCAGTAAAATAGAGGTTAAAGGCACCAGCATAGGCCTGCAAAAAGTCGACAGTCAGGGAGTTAAGGCGGCTTTGTCGGGGGAAAGCGGATTTTCCATTTTCCCGGATTACCGCAATGTCGAGGTACTGTCTGCCTATGCCCCGCTGGAAATTGAGGGTATAAAGCTGGCCATTTTAAGTGAAATAGACGCCGCTGAAGCCTTTGCCCCGCAAACAGCATTGGCTACCACCATTACCTATTGGTCCATCGGTATTACCCTGATACTGGTGCTACTATCCAGCTTTATCGGTTACCTGGTAGCCGGACAAATCACCAAACCCATTAATACCGTTGTCAGCTCATTAAATGACATTGCCGCAGCAGGCGGCGATCTCACCCGGAGGATCAACTCCAACCAAAAAGATGAAACCGGCCTGCTGGCCAAAGGCTTTAACGGCTTTGTTGATAAGATCCATTCGGTGATCACCGACGTTGCCCAAAATACCCGGCAACTATCCGATACCGCCAGCTCATTGTCGGTGATCAGCCAGGAGGCCAGCTCAGGGGCGCAGGATCAGCAAAGCGACTCAGACGTGATGGCTACGGCCATGACCGAAATGTCCGCCACCATCAAGGAAGTCTCCACCAATACCCAAAAAGCCCTGGAAGCGGCAAAAGCGTGCGAAACCACCACCAATAACGGCAAAAACGAAGTCAACCGCACCATCTCCCAGATAAAATCCCTTGCCGGTCAGGTCACCTCGGTATCCCAGGCTTTAACCCAGGTAAACGACCAGTCGCAAAAGATTACCAGCCTGGTCAATGTTATCAATGATATGGCAGAGCAAACCAATTTACTGGCACTTAATGCCGCAATTGAAGCGGCACGTGCCGGCGAACATGGCCGCGGTTTTACCGTAGTTGCGGAAGAAGTCAGGAACCTGGCCTCACGGGTGCAAAACTCCACCGAAGATATCCGGGATGTGGTGGGTAAATTAAACAACAGCATAGACGATGCCAATACGGCAATGTCACAGGGGGCGGAGCAAAGTGAAGCCAGCGTTTCCCAGGCAGAAAAAGCCGGCTTGGCGCTGGATGAAATCAGCCGCTCAACGGTCAATATTGAAGATCTCAATGCCATGATCGCCACCGCCATGGAGGAGCAAAGCGTCGCCACCGAAGACATTTTACGCTCGATTACCAACATCAGTGTCGTTGCCACCCAGGCAGCTTCCGGCACCGAAAAACAGGCCAATATGAGTGATGACTTGAAGAAGATGGCAGAACTGCTCGATGATGCTATCGCCCAGTTCACGGTATAA
- a CDS encoding choice-of-anchor B family protein, translating into MKRKSLVSALLSFSVVFSGLSWGHSAMYKDNYQYDNSNEGLTAAQIRLLKGPGALSNLCVDGSANGYPCHNIHLQAFMAKAEMGGGSNNLNDIWGWTDPVTGKEIAIVGRTQGTAFVDISDPVNPVHLGLLPGHNNSSSSWRDMKVYNDHAYIVSEASNHGLQVFDLTQLRTASPGSTFSETAHMNDFGSAHNIAINEDSGYAYIVGSNQCSGGLFMVNLINPGSPSYAGCFSADGYTHDTQCVHYQGPDTAYSGREICVAYNEDTITIVDVSDKSNPVQISRSGYSGSRYTHQGWFLNDSQTTLIMNDELDESGTGNNTTSYIWDVTDLDNPSEIGRYIGPTPAIDHNLYTLNNYVIETNYRAGLRILKTDDIANGNLSEAAYFDTIPGSDSAQYSGTWSNYPYFASGNIVLSDIGTGLFIVKPDWDAIENDTPPPPPPTSYCQASSNNASEEWIGEVAFNGTSYASAGAPYSDHTDITVSLNAGSNTVAFTPAFSGNSYREYWRVWIDFNGDGTFADSEQVFDSGSASRNAVSGTMDIPATAGADTRMRIVMRYTSAPSACGSFNYGEVEDYTVTFTP; encoded by the coding sequence ATGAAGAGAAAATCGCTGGTATCGGCGTTGCTTTCGTTTAGCGTAGTTTTTAGCGGGCTAAGCTGGGGTCACAGCGCCATGTATAAAGACAATTACCAATACGATAATAGCAATGAAGGGCTTACCGCCGCACAAATACGACTGCTTAAGGGCCCGGGGGCGTTAAGCAATTTATGTGTTGACGGCTCGGCTAATGGTTACCCCTGTCACAATATTCATTTGCAGGCTTTTATGGCCAAAGCTGAAATGGGGGGAGGTAGTAACAATTTAAATGATATCTGGGGCTGGACAGATCCCGTGACCGGCAAGGAAATAGCGATTGTCGGGCGCACGCAGGGCACCGCTTTTGTCGATATTTCAGATCCTGTCAATCCGGTGCATCTTGGTTTATTACCCGGGCATAATAACAGCAGCTCCTCCTGGCGGGATATGAAGGTTTATAATGATCACGCCTATATCGTCTCGGAAGCAAGCAATCACGGCTTGCAGGTTTTTGATTTGACTCAGCTGCGTACGGCGTCTCCCGGCTCGACCTTTTCAGAAACCGCCCATATGAACGATTTTGGCTCCGCCCATAATATCGCCATCAATGAGGATAGCGGTTATGCCTATATCGTCGGCAGTAACCAGTGCAGCGGCGGCTTGTTTATGGTCAACCTGATCAACCCGGGCTCGCCGTCTTATGCCGGTTGTTTTTCTGCCGACGGTTATACCCATGATACCCAATGCGTACATTACCAGGGACCGGATACGGCTTATAGCGGGCGTGAGATCTGTGTCGCCTACAATGAAGATACCATCACTATCGTTGATGTCAGCGATAAAAGTAACCCGGTGCAGATCTCCCGAAGCGGCTACAGCGGTTCGCGCTATACCCACCAGGGCTGGTTTTTAAACGATAGCCAGACCACCTTGATCATGAATGATGAACTCGATGAATCCGGCACCGGCAATAATACCACTTCCTATATCTGGGATGTTACCGATCTGGACAACCCCAGCGAAATAGGGCGCTATATCGGGCCGACCCCAGCGATAGATCATAATCTCTATACCCTGAACAACTATGTGATTGAAACCAACTACCGCGCCGGATTGCGTATCCTGAAAACCGATGATATTGCCAATGGCAATCTCAGCGAAGCGGCCTATTTCGATACCATTCCCGGCTCCGACAGCGCGCAGTATTCGGGCACCTGGAGTAATTATCCGTATTTTGCCAGTGGCAATATCGTGTTAAGCGATATCGGCACCGGCTTGTTTATTGTCAAACCGGACTGGGATGCGATTGAAAACGACACTCCGCCTCCGCCGCCACCGACAAGCTATTGTCAAGCCAGCAGCAATAATGCCTCTGAAGAGTGGATTGGCGAAGTGGCGTTCAACGGTACCAGTTATGCGTCCGCAGGTGCTCCCTACAGCGACCATACCGATATTACCGTGTCCCTGAACGCTGGCAGCAATACGGTTGCGTTTACTCCGGCGTTTAGCGGTAACAGCTACCGTGAATACTGGCGAGTCTGGATAGACTTTAACGGTGACGGTACCTTTGCTGATAGTGAACAAGTCTTTGATTCCGGCAGTGCCAGCAGAAATGCTGTCAGCGGCACTATGGATATCCCGGCGACTGCCGGTGCCGATACCCGGATGCGGATTGTCATGAGATATACCAGCGCACCTTCTGCTTGCGGCAGCTTTAATTACGGCGAGGTGGAAGACTATACCGTGACCTTCACCCCCTAA
- a CDS encoding FixH family protein — protein MKRLADNNKSQNVKSLLFYMLLFSLLLLAVKAVAQEKSPDTAIENPLVAKAVAQLEQANLWQKQANELILKANTVRKQLKKLRARAAKSTDKQRFEQEIQGLLAQLTQAQQQGAELRTKSLALKQQAKTDFEQAMLHIWPQWLHNRDALTLADSLNGSLAHNTRVRSVHKNMLGFGTEPSTTTAHPEMSLQVPALGKQNAPADLNISSFQFSRHEQYFAHIEVHPGGSDQSSASSLAEKEPGAGQAASSSVPLNEIHQWRLMISDVRGNPVEDVEIEVQGHMPGHVHGLPTKPAVVEEIDSGIYLVDGLKFQMKGWWVMKFILRQPGADNSHFADDFFTFNLVL, from the coding sequence ATGAAAAGACTTGCTGATAATAATAAATCTCAGAATGTAAAATCCTTACTGTTTTATATGCTGTTGTTTAGCTTACTCTTGCTGGCGGTTAAAGCCGTCGCACAGGAAAAATCACCGGATACGGCCATTGAAAACCCCTTAGTTGCCAAGGCAGTGGCACAACTTGAGCAGGCGAACCTGTGGCAAAAGCAGGCAAATGAATTGATCCTCAAGGCCAATACGGTCCGCAAGCAGTTGAAAAAACTCCGCGCCAGGGCGGCTAAAAGTACTGACAAGCAAAGGTTTGAACAAGAAATACAGGGGCTGCTCGCTCAGTTAACGCAAGCACAGCAGCAGGGCGCAGAGCTGAGGACCAAAAGCCTGGCATTAAAACAGCAGGCGAAAACGGATTTTGAACAGGCCATGCTGCATATCTGGCCGCAGTGGCTGCATAACCGGGACGCGTTAACGCTGGCAGATAGCTTAAACGGCTCCCTTGCCCATAATACCCGGGTAAGGAGTGTCCATAAAAATATGCTTGGCTTTGGCACAGAGCCGTCAACGACCACAGCGCACCCGGAGATGTCGCTGCAAGTCCCGGCCTTGGGCAAACAAAATGCACCGGCAGATCTTAATATCTCTTCCTTTCAATTTTCCCGCCATGAGCAGTACTTTGCCCATATCGAGGTTCACCCCGGCGGCTCTGACCAATCAAGTGCTAGCAGCCTGGCGGAAAAAGAGCCGGGGGCAGGGCAAGCGGCATCCTCGTCGGTGCCGTTAAATGAGATCCACCAATGGCGCTTGATGATCAGTGATGTCCGCGGCAATCCGGTTGAAGATGTAGAAATTGAAGTGCAGGGCCATATGCCCGGGCATGTGCACGGTTTACCCACCAAACCCGCGGTGGTTGAGGAAATCGACTCGGGCATTTACCTGGTGGACGGGCTCAAGTTTCAGATGAAAGGCTGGTGGGTGATGAAGTTTATTTTGCGCCAACCGGGGGCGGATAACAGTCATTTTGCGGATGATTTTTTTACCTTTAATCTGGTGTTGTGA
- a CDS encoding cytochrome-c peroxidase: MKNNLSNSGDTRLTLAASPLLARVYMFTVLALLVVVPPASGQEQGQNQIVDPYHFTGADIEFLAQFSLSRLKALPPAPGNRLADDLKAAKLGKKLFFDEGLSRNNQVSCRSCHQPELYFTDGKKLSQGAGLTFRSSPTVLGASFSPWQFWDGRKDSLWSQALGPIEDVNEFNTSRTEYVHALLTAYLPLYQQVFGPLDEKTLPQKLAQLTVAASPLGNEAQVKRWQALSPELQTWVNRVFSNAGKAMMAYERRLALPRARFDHFVDALVSESQQKSAANTAQQLLTQAEVRGLRLFVGKGNCASCHNGPLFTNYEFHNIGAPEPLEGNVELGRYQGVKLLAQDEFTCLSAFSDADGRACNEMRFLKVSGPELVGALKTPTLRNIAKTAPYMQFGQFADLKEVITHYNQPSPPVYNRQLHPSRPHFDILPLKLTEEEIEDLQAFLHTLTSPLPFEDPWWGLEPLRLTRRH; the protein is encoded by the coding sequence ATGAAAAACAATTTATCGAATAGTGGTGATACCCGGTTAACGTTGGCGGCTTCTCCTTTGTTAGCCAGGGTCTATATGTTTACTGTGCTGGCGCTGCTTGTCGTGGTGCCACCGGCCAGTGGTCAGGAGCAAGGACAAAACCAGATCGTTGATCCCTACCATTTTACCGGGGCGGACATCGAGTTTCTGGCGCAATTTTCCCTGAGCCGGCTTAAGGCTTTGCCGCCAGCGCCCGGTAACCGGCTGGCGGATGATCTCAAGGCGGCAAAGCTGGGCAAAAAACTATTTTTTGATGAAGGCTTAAGCCGGAATAACCAGGTTTCCTGCCGCAGTTGTCATCAGCCGGAGCTGTATTTTACCGACGGCAAAAAGCTTAGCCAAGGCGCAGGTTTGACTTTTCGCAGTTCGCCGACCGTACTGGGGGCGTCTTTTAGTCCCTGGCAGTTTTGGGATGGCCGCAAAGACAGTTTGTGGTCTCAGGCACTGGGTCCGATAGAAGATGTCAATGAGTTTAATACCAGCCGCACTGAATATGTCCATGCATTATTAACGGCCTATTTACCCCTATACCAACAGGTTTTTGGCCCCTTAGATGAAAAAACATTGCCACAGAAGCTGGCGCAGCTGACGGTGGCGGCATCGCCGCTGGGCAATGAAGCACAAGTCAAACGCTGGCAAGCCCTGTCTCCCGAATTACAAACCTGGGTCAACCGGGTATTCAGTAATGCCGGTAAGGCGATGATGGCTTATGAGCGTAGGTTAGCGCTGCCCCGGGCCAGATTTGATCACTTTGTTGATGCCCTGGTGAGTGAAAGCCAACAGAAAAGCGCAGCTAACACTGCGCAGCAGTTATTGACTCAGGCCGAAGTCAGGGGACTGAGGTTATTTGTCGGCAAGGGTAACTGTGCCAGTTGCCATAATGGTCCACTGTTTACGAATTATGAGTTTCACAATATTGGCGCCCCCGAGCCGCTTGAAGGCAATGTTGAGCTGGGGCGTTACCAAGGGGTGAAGTTACTGGCACAGGATGAATTTACCTGTCTGTCTGCCTTCAGTGATGCCGACGGCCGGGCCTGTAATGAGATGCGTTTTTTGAAAGTCAGCGGCCCCGAGCTGGTGGGGGCATTAAAGACGCCAACCTTGCGCAATATCGCCAAAACCGCCCCCTACATGCAATTTGGCCAGTTTGCCGATCTCAAAGAGGTGATAACACATTATAACCAGCCGTCACCGCCGGTTTATAACCGTCAGCTGCATCCCAGCCGGCCGCACTTTGATATTTTACCTTTAAAATTAACCGAGGAAGAAATCGAGGACTTGCAGGCGTTTCTACATACCCTGACTTCTCCTTTGCCGTTTGAGGATCCCTGGTGGGGACTTGAGCCGCTGAGGTTAACCCGGAGACATTAG
- a CDS encoding MFS transporter codes for MNMQKPTLSFWQIWNMCFGFFGIQFGFALQNSNVSRIFQTLGADYSSMTILWVAAPLTGLFVQPIIGYMSDRTWGKLGRRRPYFLYGAILASLSLFIMPHSPALWIAAGMLWVMDASINVSMEPFRAFVGDMLPRKQRGMGYAMQSFFIGVASVVASALPWMMTNWFDISNTAEAGVIPDSVRFSFYAGGALFLLAVLWTVYSTKEYSPEELAAFEKAENALSPQEEYQPSRSAKQFFQGGIIWGLTGVVATVLVALNIEQLDKNLMLLTCGLLVFGLFQLIAGLLEKKGNNSNGFSQVMVDLFNMPTTMKKLAAVQFFSWFPFFAWWSSATPAITSFHYGTSDVTSAAFNEGADWVGILMAAYNVSAVFAALTIPVVVRLFNLKTAHMINLFLGGIGFISFVLIKDPTYLIAPMIGVGFAWASILSLPYALLSNALPAKKMGLFMGIFNFFIVLPQILAASILGFLVSKFFAGETIYALVIGGVSMLIAGVLTLRVAEPEQEIQQPKKAEALTSH; via the coding sequence ATAAACATGCAAAAACCCACGTTATCCTTTTGGCAAATCTGGAATATGTGCTTCGGTTTTTTTGGCATCCAGTTTGGTTTTGCTTTGCAAAACAGCAATGTCAGCCGGATCTTTCAAACCTTAGGCGCAGACTACTCCAGTATGACCATACTCTGGGTAGCAGCGCCCTTAACCGGGCTTTTTGTCCAGCCGATCATCGGCTACATGAGTGACAGAACCTGGGGCAAGCTCGGTCGCCGCCGTCCTTATTTTCTCTACGGTGCGATTCTAGCCAGCTTATCCTTATTTATCATGCCTCACTCCCCTGCGCTGTGGATTGCCGCGGGTATGTTATGGGTGATGGATGCTTCGATTAATGTTTCTATGGAGCCGTTTCGGGCTTTCGTCGGCGATATGCTGCCGCGTAAACAAAGGGGTATGGGTTATGCCATGCAAAGCTTTTTTATCGGTGTCGCCTCCGTGGTCGCCTCTGCGTTACCCTGGATGATGACCAACTGGTTTGATATCAGTAATACCGCAGAAGCCGGTGTGATCCCGGACTCCGTCAGGTTTTCATTTTATGCCGGCGGCGCCTTGTTTTTGCTCGCCGTGCTCTGGACCGTTTATTCCACCAAAGAATATTCCCCCGAAGAATTGGCCGCTTTTGAAAAAGCGGAGAATGCCCTGAGCCCGCAAGAGGAATATCAGCCAAGCCGCAGCGCCAAACAATTTTTCCAGGGGGGGATTATCTGGGGTTTGACCGGGGTAGTCGCCACTGTGCTGGTTGCTTTAAATATTGAGCAACTGGATAAAAACCTGATGTTGCTCACCTGCGGCCTGCTGGTCTTTGGCCTGTTCCAGCTGATTGCCGGATTGCTGGAGAAAAAAGGCAATAACAGCAACGGCTTTTCCCAGGTGATGGTGGATCTCTTTAATATGCCAACCACCATGAAAAAGCTGGCGGCAGTACAGTTTTTCTCCTGGTTCCCGTTTTTTGCCTGGTGGTCTTCGGCGACTCCCGCTATCACCTCTTTTCATTACGGTACCAGTGATGTCACCTCAGCCGCCTTTAATGAAGGGGCCGACTGGGTCGGCATCTTGATGGCCGCCTACAATGTCTCCGCCGTATTCGCCGCCTTGACCATCCCTGTGGTGGTGCGTTTATTTAATCTAAAAACCGCCCATATGATCAACCTTTTCCTTGGTGGGATCGGCTTTATCTCTTTTGTACTGATTAAAGACCCGACCTACCTGATTGCCCCTATGATAGGCGTAGGTTTTGCCTGGGCCTCGATCTTGTCTTTGCCTTATGCCTTATTATCCAACGCGCTGCCGGCGAAAAAAATGGGCTTGTTTATGGGAATATTTAACTTCTTTATCGTACTGCCGCAGATCCTGGCCGCCAGTATCTTAGGTTTCCTGGTCAGCAAGTTTTTTGCAGGGGAAACTATTTATGCTTTGGTCATAGGCGGTGTCAGCATGTTAATTGCCGGCGTACTGACCTTACGGGTGGCAGAGCCTGAGCAGGAAATCCAGCAACCAAAAAAGGCTGAAGCCCTCACCAGTCACTAG